The window CGATGATAGAGGAAATCCCGACATTTTCAACGATTACAATGGCCATGGCACACATGTTGCCGGCACAATTGCTGCTGGAGCGAATGAATTTGGAGTCATTGGTACTGCCCCAGAAGCCAATCTTCTGATCATCAAGGTTTTGGCCAAAAATGGCTCCGGGCAATACAAGTGGATTATAGATGGGATAAATTATGCAGTGGAACAGAAAGTGGATATCATTTCGATGTCCCTCGGGGGTCCGAACGATGTGCCTGAGCTTCATGACGCCATCAGGAACGCCGTGCGGAACAATATACTCGTCGTTTGCGCTGCTGGAAATGAAGGCGATGGAAAAGACGACACGAATGAATTCGCCTATCCTGGCTGTTATAACGAAGTCATCAGCGTGGGTTCCATCACTCTGGACAGGCGTTCCTCGGATTTTTCAAATTCCAATAATGAAATTGACCTGGTGGCTCCCGGCGAAAAAATAATGTCCACCTACCTTAATGGTAAATATGCTGCCTTATCTGGAACATCAATGGCTGCTCCCCATGTGTCAGGAGCATTGGCACTGATCAAGGTTCTGGCAACTAGAAGCTTTGACAGGAAGCTTTCGGAATCAGAGCTCTTTGCACAGCTAATTAAACGAACAGTCCCACTCGGAAATTCCCAGCGGCTTGAAGGGAACGGACTCGTTTATTTAACCGTACCAGAACACCTATCGAAGATTTTTGACAATGAATTCCAGGCTTCGGTATTGCAGGCATTATGATATTTGCTGCCGAGGTTCGAAGGTTGTTGGAAAATAAAACGGACAAACCTTATTACGATGAATTCACGGATCAACAAGCCAAGATTCAGTTTTATAAGGATATCGATTTTTCGGATTTAAAAAGCAGTGTCCAGCGCCTGATTGAAAGCACACACACGAACAGGCCATCGTACTCACCCCACCGCTATGTGTACCCATGGGTAGACTTGCAGGAAAACGGCGAGCTCAAGAGCCTTTATTCTGGAAAAAGAATGGATGTTTCGAAGACGATTGTCCACGACATGATGCTGCTGGAACGCCTGAAAAATAATGAACCGGGTGTTTTGGCAGGAAATCAATTATTTAATTGTGAACATGTCGTCCCGCAATCCTGGTTTAATGAGCAAGAGCCGATGCGCGGCGATCTCCACCATCTTTTTGCCTGCGAGCCGTCGTGCAACTTAATGAGAAGCAACTTTCCATACCATGACTTCGCCACATACGAGCCTGAAGCTTCCATACAACGAATACGGGAAGGCTGCGGAATGGCAGAAGAGGAAAAGTTTGAGCCAGAGTACGGAAAAGGCATCGTTTCAAGAGCAACGATGTATTTCATACTTAGATATAAGAATGTGGACATCCATGATAAAGTTAATTGGTCACTATTACTAACATGGCATAACCAGTATCCAGTGACGACGTATGAAACACACAGAAATGCGGCTATATTTGAGATTCAGGGCAATAGGAACCCGTTTATCGATTATCCTGAATGGGCGGAGAAGCTGATTTAAAAGTATAAGAGGCACAGAGGTGCTGGTCAATTGGCCAGCACCTTTTTTCAATATCAAAGGCGATTTTTATAGAATCTTCCAAAATAGTGGGGGTATGAAGTAGGTCCACTGTCACCGCCGGAATTATGTCATTTTTGATAATCCTAGTCTATTAGATTCATTTTTGTCGGAAATTTCGCAATTTGTAGAAATTAAATTCTTGCCCCCTTTATAATAAAGAAGATTTAACATTATGATTTTATTTGAAAAGGGGAATTTAGGTGAAGAAAAAGTTGCTTGCACTATCATTTTCGGCAGTGATAGCCAGTTCCGGGATAATACCTGCTGGACCAACGTTTGCTATTGGGAACGGACCTGATGTCAATGGGAATGAAACTGTACAAACGGCAAGGCTGACAACCTATGAGGAAATGGTTGATTTTCTAAAAAAAGAGGCCCAGAGGCAGCCACATATGAAACTGGAAGTGATTGGCCAATCAGTAAAAGGACGTGACCTCTTTCTAGCAAAGTACGGGACCAATCCGGAAAACCCAACCATCCTTTTCCTAACCCAGCAGCACGGGAACGAAGCGTTAACCACCGAAGGAGCTCTTGAGTACATACGCCATCTTGGCTCTAATTCAAAAAATATTCAGGATATGCTAGAGAAAGTTAATATTCTTATCGTCCCCATGTTTAATGTCGATGGCGCTATGGGAGATGTGAATTTTTCACTTGATAACTATATGGCCAGCGGACGTCATTTAACCCGCTACAACGCTGATAGAATGGATCTCAACCGCGACCACGTAAACAAGGTGGCACCCGAA is drawn from Bacillus sp. FJAT-18017 and contains these coding sequences:
- a CDS encoding S8 family peptidase, with protein sequence MDRYVRVIPYQVVETIETVNEVPAGVELIQAPEIWGETKGEGITVAVLDTGCDIDHPDLKDRIIGGRNFTSDDRGNPDIFNDYNGHGTHVAGTIAAGANEFGVIGTAPEANLLIIKVLAKNGSGQYKWIIDGINYAVEQKVDIISMSLGGPNDVPELHDAIRNAVRNNILVVCAAGNEGDGKDDTNEFAYPGCYNEVISVGSITLDRRSSDFSNSNNEIDLVAPGEKIMSTYLNGKYAALSGTSMAAPHVSGALALIKVLATRSFDRKLSESELFAQLIKRTVPLGNSQRLEGNGLVYLTVPEHLSKIFDNEFQASVLQAL
- a CDS encoding endonuclease I family protein codes for the protein MENKTDKPYYDEFTDQQAKIQFYKDIDFSDLKSSVQRLIESTHTNRPSYSPHRYVYPWVDLQENGELKSLYSGKRMDVSKTIVHDMMLLERLKNNEPGVLAGNQLFNCEHVVPQSWFNEQEPMRGDLHHLFACEPSCNLMRSNFPYHDFATYEPEASIQRIREGCGMAEEEKFEPEYGKGIVSRATMYFILRYKNVDIHDKVNWSLLLTWHNQYPVTTYETHRNAAIFEIQGNRNPFIDYPEWAEKLI
- a CDS encoding M14 family zinc carboxypeptidase; translation: MKKKLLALSFSAVIASSGIIPAGPTFAIGNGPDVNGNETVQTARLTTYEEMVDFLKKEAQRQPHMKLEVIGQSVKGRDLFLAKYGTNPENPTILFLTQQHGNEALTTEGALEYIRHLGSNSKNIQDMLEKVNILIVPMFNVDGAMGDVNFSLDNYMASGRHLTRYNADRMDLNRDHVNKVAPETKALHTNVLQKYKIDYMIDFHHQGTQEDYFGKLTSGSVLAPYHPNVDPDVLLGSKKLASVLVESTNSKGWGFVLKYDEPSTNTAVASNAMALQYDISVILFEMRGMADHSYEPYVLGQKSNGYLIKQAFTAMDATAKAVANGSIDSTDPAIYDNLPEQHYSY